The nucleotide window AACAATGTAATCATGCCGATGACCACTGGAATAATGATCTTGGCATCCCGTTCTCCGGTTACTTCAATGTCATACTGTTCAGCCGTCTGACCATCGATCCAGACCTGACTGTCCACATTAGCTACACCAGCATCTTGAAGCGCCTGTTCCGCAGTAGCCCGCAAATCCGGAATATGCTGCATCGCCTCCATCGAATATGGATTCAGATTGAACTCCACATCAAAAGCGGTAATGTTGGCATTCTCGGCACCCTGCTGAGCATCGCCTACTTTGCTAATGTAATCCAGCGATTCGAGACGCTGCTTCAGATCAGTTTCTTTGCCTTCGGCATCAACGATCACTTTGACTGGAGCCAGCTCACCTTGAGAGAACTGTTCGCCAATGACCGTGAACCCTTCGCGGGAAGGTACATCCTCTGGGAAGGAAGACAACAGATCGTAGGTGAATTTCACCTGAGTAGAGAACGCCGCCAGTCCTCCCAGCAATACCAACGTAATTGCAAGAACGGTCCATGGCTTCGTTACTACAACACGGCCAATCCAGCTTTCCTTCACTTTGCGCGGGGCAGGAGCCGGTTTGCCTTTTTTCTTCGCACGTTCGACTTCCATCTCATGAGTACGCGGTACGAACGGGTAGAATGAACCCCGACCGAAGATCGCAAGAAGGGCTGGAACCAGCGTCAGACTTGCAATAAACATAATAAAGATGGACAGACTGAATGGTACGGCAAAGCGATGATATGCACCATATTCAGCCAGCAACAGCACCAGTAATGCTGCAACGACCGTGAATCCACTCATGGCAATGGCGCCGGAAGATCCGGTAATTGCCTGGAAGATGGCTTTCTTTTTGTCCGGCTCATGATAGAGAATTTGACGGTATCTGGAGATCATGAACAGGCAGTAATCCGTTCCTGCTCCAAATAACAATACCGTCATGATCGAGATGGACTGTGCATCCACCGTAATCCAGCCCTGATCCGCCATGAATCCGAGAATAGGGCTTGTCACCATATACGCGAATCCAACGGCAATGATCGGGATAATCGCCAGTACCGGCGAGCGATAGATCAATAACAACAGTACCAATACCAGTACAACGGTAGCGATTAGCAAGGATACATCGGCGGAGGAGAATAGTCCGCTCGCATCAATGGATATCCCTACTGGCCCTGTCACACGGGCAACCAATGTAT belongs to Paenibacillus sp. FSL H8-0079 and includes:
- a CDS encoding MMPL family transporter: MQEGSGYGRWVAGKRSKWITLLVWIIIAVVLGMVWPAVGDRETNNAQDLSESKPSVQAAALAEKEFPGGEGLPALIVWRQAGGLTDEQIQNIQALTERLDQDPVEQQQSVVPLYQLPPQALKGQLSEDGSTLVMPLFFNEGADSEQLKEGIEALEQKTQDIFGANPFDVAIDDTNTLVARVTGPVGISIDASGLFSSADVSLLIATVVLVLVLLLLIYRSPVLAIIPIIAVGFAYMVTSPILGFMADQGWITVDAQSISIMTVLLFGAGTDYCLFMISRYRQILYHEPDKKKAIFQAITGSSGAIAMSGFTVVAALLVLLLAEYGAYHRFAVPFSLSIFIMFIASLTLVPALLAIFGRGSFYPFVPRTHEMEVERAKKKGKPAPAPRKVKESWIGRVVVTKPWTVLAITLVLLGGLAAFSTQVKFTYDLLSSFPEDVPSREGFTVIGEQFSQGELAPVKVIVDAEGKETDLKQRLESLDYISKVGDAQQGAENANITAFDVEFNLNPYSMEAMQHIPDLRATAEQALQDAGVANVDSQVWIDGQTAEQYDIEVTGERDAKIIIPVVIGMITLLLLLYLRSIVATAYLIATVVLSYFSALGLGWIIIHYGLGADAIQGAIPLYSFVFLVALGEDYNIFMISSIWQKRKTMPLRQAIREGVGETSSVITSAGLILAGTFAVLATLPIQVLVQFGIITAVGVMLDTFLVRPFMVPAITALLGKWAFWPGKYVPIAEKNEEKQNQSM